From the Streptococcus oralis ATCC 35037 genome, one window contains:
- a CDS encoding type B 50S ribosomal protein L31, with translation MKKDIHPEYRPVVFMDTTTGYKFLSGSTKRSNETVEFEGETYPLIRVEISSDSHPFYTGRQKFTQADGRVDRFNKKYGLK, from the coding sequence ATGAAAAAAGATATCCATCCAGAATATCGCCCAGTTGTCTTCATGGACACAACTACTGGTTACAAATTCCTTAGCGGTTCAACAAAACGCTCTAACGAAACTGTTGAGTTCGAAGGCGAAACTTACCCATTGATCCGTGTGGAAATTTCATCAGACTCACACCCATTCTACACTGGACGTCAAAAGTTCACTCAAGCAGATGGACGCGTGGATCGTTTCAACAAAAAATACGGTCTCAAATAA